Proteins encoded together in one Candidatus Edwardsbacteria bacterium window:
- a CDS encoding glycosyltransferase family 4 protein, producing MTNNPIKVLFNTPPHNLQGGPSQHLPFLENELKAKTPLMTFEYGRKSDNENIISKIFGRLKDLVVFQLKIWSFSPDVIHQNTAFDAKSIIRDAPLICLSKINKIPIMIKVHGSHQESFGKMLWPVSILRSYVVKNADCIAVLSSREKKEFIEIWPGLTKKIKVVKNIIKPEFFEARREEEKKPKILFVSRVIKKKGVIDLLEAMPRILKEIPEAKLLVIGSGEDSGYFDAMVNKSELKGAVERLDNMPNTGIIPFYSGAWCLAFPTHYPEGMPMVVAEAMATGCPIVTTRTRFSLSYMEDNKNCVYINKGDPDSLSEGIISMLKDRNMRNTICDNNRELAKNFTADKVMNEYLEVYKWLCQN from the coding sequence ATGACAAATAATCCTATCAAAGTGCTTTTTAACACACCCCCTCATAACCTGCAGGGGGGGCCATCTCAGCACCTGCCGTTTTTAGAGAACGAATTAAAAGCAAAAACACCATTAATGACATTTGAGTATGGGCGAAAGTCCGACAATGAAAATATAATAAGTAAAATATTCGGAAGGTTGAAAGATCTTGTTGTATTTCAATTAAAGATCTGGAGTTTCAGCCCCGATGTAATCCATCAGAATACTGCATTTGATGCCAAGTCAATAATCAGGGATGCCCCGCTAATATGCCTATCGAAGATCAATAAAATCCCCATAATGATCAAGGTGCATGGCAGTCATCAGGAATCATTTGGAAAAATGTTGTGGCCTGTTTCAATATTGCGGTCCTATGTTGTCAAGAACGCAGATTGCATCGCCGTATTGTCCTCCCGGGAGAAAAAGGAATTTATTGAGATTTGGCCCGGGTTAACGAAAAAAATAAAAGTTGTAAAAAATATTATTAAACCAGAATTTTTCGAAGCTCGGCGCGAAGAAGAAAAAAAGCCGAAGATATTGTTTGTTTCAAGAGTAATCAAAAAAAAGGGGGTTATTGACCTATTGGAAGCAATGCCGCGGATTTTGAAAGAAATTCCGGAAGCAAAACTTTTGGTCATTGGAAGCGGCGAGGATTCAGGATATTTTGATGCCATGGTGAACAAATCAGAGTTAAAGGGCGCGGTGGAACGTTTGGATAACATGCCCAACACCGGTATTATCCCTTTTTATAGCGGGGCCTGGTGTCTGGCTTTTCCCACCCATTATCCCGAAGGAATGCCTATGGTGGTGGCGGAAGCTATGGCAACGGGTTGCCCGATTGTAACAACCAGAACCCGTTTTTCACTTTCTTATATGGAAGATAACAAGAATTGTGTTTATATTAATAAAGGCGATCCGGATTCTCTGTCGGAAGGAATTATCAGCATGCTCAAAGACAGGAATATGAGGAACACAATCTGCGATAATAATCGGGAATTGGCCAAAAACTTTACGGCTGACAAAGTGATGAATGAATATCTGGAAGTTTATAAATGGCTTTGCCAAAATTAA
- a CDS encoding SDR family oxidoreductase, which produces MKYLVTGGAGFIGSNLTAELLNSGAQVRVLDNFSTGKRENLLPFKGHQNMELIEGDLRSFHIVRQAVKGIDYVLHQGALPSVPRSIADPITTNDVNILGTLNVLEAAKEFGVKRVVYASSSSIYGDSPTLPKTEDMPVRPLSPYALSKYTGERYCQIYHRVYGLETVCLRYFNVFGPNQDPTSQYSAVIPKFIKSIREDRQPIIYGDGTQSRDFTYVANVVFANILACRASNVSGEVFNIACSESHNLNDLVGEVNKILGKNIKPIYQTERSGDVKYSLADVKKARKILNYTPKVNFMQGLMLLIEQNINDK; this is translated from the coding sequence ATGAAATATTTAGTTACCGGCGGGGCAGGTTTCATCGGTTCCAATCTTACTGCCGAATTGCTTAACTCGGGAGCGCAGGTCAGGGTGCTGGACAATTTCTCCACCGGAAAAAGGGAGAACCTGCTTCCCTTCAAGGGTCATCAGAACATGGAGCTGATCGAGGGCGATCTCAGAAGTTTTCACATAGTCCGGCAGGCGGTAAAAGGGATTGACTACGTTCTTCACCAGGGGGCGCTGCCTTCGGTTCCTCGGTCCATTGCCGATCCCATCACCACCAATGACGTAAATATATTGGGGACCCTGAATGTACTGGAAGCGGCCAAAGAATTCGGGGTAAAAAGAGTGGTCTATGCTTCGTCTTCCTCGATATATGGGGACAGCCCCACCTTGCCCAAAACCGAAGATATGCCGGTACGCCCGTTATCTCCGTATGCCTTGTCAAAATATACCGGTGAAAGATACTGTCAAATATACCATCGGGTCTATGGATTGGAGACAGTCTGTCTGAGGTATTTCAACGTTTTTGGTCCCAACCAGGATCCCACCTCGCAATACAGCGCCGTCATTCCAAAATTCATTAAATCTATACGGGAAGATCGCCAGCCGATCATATATGGCGATGGTACCCAATCGCGGGATTTTACCTATGTGGCAAATGTTGTCTTTGCCAATATTTTGGCTTGCAGGGCATCAAATGTTTCCGGGGAAGTTTTTAATATTGCCTGCAGTGAAAGCCATAATTTAAATGATTTGGTGGGGGAGGTAAATAAAATATTGGGAAAAAATATAAAACCTATTTATCAAACAGAAAGGTCCGGTGATGTCAAATACTCTCTGGCAGATGTGAAGAAAGCCCGGAAGATTTTAAACTATACTCCCAAGGTAAATTTTATGCAGGGGTTAATGCTACTTATCGAGCAAAACATAAATGACAAATAA
- a CDS encoding DUF362 domain-containing protein gives MECISPAKNYVYEAVREALLNLGLDKANYGTAKWNPFGDMIRPDSQVIVKPNFVNHRNFLSDEEKYFNALVTHSSVIRAVLDFIIIAGGKTARITIADLPMQGANFDKLIERNGLDVIRTFYKQRGFENIGYLDLRKYFLDVNNDGSINGKVNLPGDPLGYIKVNLAKESSLVPIEKFADLFVAPDYDGPETVRCHSNGDHRYVIPKSILTADVFINLPKLKVHRKVGVTLSLKNLVGIIGDKTCLPHWRKGDPAHNGDEFALSTKAKMLESKYSFMLRKSGKIIWKTFRPIGRLLKWLDRAVLFGKPEGVAEISHGDWYGNDTIWRMVHDLNKIIIFADAKGSLSEEKQRKYLTLIDGIVGGQGEGPLKPEPVNTGYIIASTDPLIADITAVKMIGFDWRKIPQYSQYACGQKYGFSDFKGNENKVSISYSGKKTSLADINKEYCFSPSKGWLGHIEAR, from the coding sequence CTTCGGCGATATGATCAGGCCGGACAGCCAAGTGATAGTCAAGCCCAATTTCGTCAATCACCGCAATTTTCTTTCCGATGAGGAAAAATATTTCAATGCCCTGGTCACACATAGCTCTGTCATACGGGCTGTTCTGGATTTTATCATCATTGCCGGGGGGAAGACGGCCAGAATAACCATTGCTGACCTGCCCATGCAGGGGGCAAATTTTGACAAATTGATCGAGCGTAACGGGCTGGATGTGATCCGGACATTTTACAAGCAGAGGGGATTTGAAAACATTGGCTATTTGGACCTGCGAAAATATTTTCTGGATGTCAATAATGACGGGTCGATAAACGGGAAGGTGAACCTGCCTGGGGATCCCCTGGGTTACATAAAAGTGAACCTGGCAAAAGAGAGCAGCCTGGTTCCGATAGAAAAATTCGCCGATCTATTCGTAGCCCCGGATTATGACGGCCCGGAAACCGTGCGGTGCCACAGCAATGGTGATCACCGGTATGTTATCCCCAAATCAATTTTAACGGCCGATGTTTTCATCAACCTGCCCAAATTAAAAGTTCATAGAAAAGTGGGGGTGACCCTTTCATTGAAAAATCTGGTTGGCATCATCGGCGATAAAACATGTCTGCCGCATTGGCGAAAAGGCGATCCGGCCCACAACGGAGATGAATTTGCCCTGAGCACCAAGGCCAAGATGCTGGAAAGCAAATACAGCTTTATGCTGAGGAAATCCGGGAAAATAATCTGGAAAACCTTCAGACCGATAGGCCGGCTTCTCAAATGGCTTGATAGGGCTGTTCTGTTCGGGAAACCTGAAGGGGTGGCGGAAATATCACACGGCGATTGGTATGGCAATGATACGATTTGGAGAATGGTGCACGACTTGAACAAGATAATAATATTTGCCGATGCAAAGGGAAGCTTGTCGGAAGAAAAGCAAAGAAAATACTTAACGCTGATAGATGGGATAGTCGGCGGACAGGGAGAGGGCCCGTTGAAGCCAGAGCCGGTTAATACGGGTTATATAATTGCCAGCACAGATCCACTTATTGCCGACATTACAGCCGTCAAAATGATCGGTTTCGATTGGAGAAAGATACCGCAGTACTCCCAGTATGCCTGCGGCCAAAAATATGGCTTTTCTGATTTTAAAGGAAACGAAAACAAGGTTTCGATCAGTTATTCCGGCAAGAAAACATCATTGGCTGATATAAATAAAGAATATTGTTTTAGCCCCTCCAAGGGATGGCTGGGACATATTGAAGCGCGGTGA